The Solicola gregarius DNA window GCGCTCACCGCTCCGCTCGTCCCTCGCTATGCGCCTCGCCGCTCGGCGTTGTTGGTCGCGCTCACCGCTCCGCTCGTCCCTCGCTACGCGCCTCGCCGCTCGGCGTTGTTGGTCGCGCTCACCGCTCCGCTCGTCCCTCGCTACGCGCCTCGCCGCTCGGCGTTGTTGGTCGCGCTCACCGCTCCGCTCGTCCCTCGCTACGCGCCTCGCCGCTCCGAGTACGATTGTGTTTTGGCACCCACAACCGGAAGGTCGCATGGACGTCAACGCCGCAGGAGTACCCGATAAGTTCGCACCGCTCGGCCTCACCTTCGACGACGTACTACTGCTGCCCGGCGAGACCGACGTCGTGCCGAACGAGGTCGACACCACCGCCCGCCTGACCCGCGAGATCAGCCTGCGAGTGCCCCTCGTCTCCAGCGCAATGGACACCGTCACCGAAGCCCGGATGGCCATCGCGATGGCCCGGCAGGGCGGGATCGGCGTCCTCCACCGCAACCTGTCGGTCGCCGACCAGGCATACCAGGTCGACCTCGTCAAACGCACCCAGACCGGCATGGTCCCCAACCCCGTCACGATCGGCCCCGACGCCACCCTCGAAGACCTCGACCGGCGCTGCGGCGAGTACCGCGTGTCCGGGCTCCCCGTCATCGACGCGGACAACCGCCTGATCGGCATCATCACCAACCGCGACCTGAGGTTCACTCCTGTGGCGCAGTGGGCGACCACCAAGGTCAACGAGGTGATGACGCCGATGCCACTGTTCACCGCGCCCGTCGGCATCGGCCGCGAAGACGCGACCGCCCTACTGCGCAAGCACAAGCGTGAACGGCTGCCCATCGTCGACGACGAAGGCCGGCTGGCCGGCCTGATCACCGTCAAGGACTTCGTGAAGTCCGAGCAGTTCCCGAACGCGTCCAAGGACGGCTCCGGCCGGCTGCTCGTCGGTGCAGCGATCGGCTACTTCGGCGACGCGTGGGAACGCGCGACGACGCTGGTCGAGGCCGGCGTCGACGTCCTCGTCGCCGACACCGCACACGGGCACGTACGCCTGCTGCTCGACATGATGCGCCGATTGAAGTCCGACCCCGCGACCAAGCACGTGCAGCTCGTCGGCGGCAACGTCGCCACCCGCGCAGGCGCGCAGGCATTCGTCGAGGCCGGCGCCGATGCGGTCAAGGTCGGCGTCGGTCCCGGCTCGATCTGCACCACACGGGTCGTCACGGGCGTCGGCGTACCCCAGGTCACCGCGGTGTACGAAGCGGCGCGGGCGTGCCGCGAGGCGGGCGTACCCGTGATCGCCGACGGCGGCCTGCAGTACTCCGGCGACATCGCGAAGGCGATCGTCGCCGGCGCCGACTCCGTCATGGTCGGCTCGATGCTCGCCGGCTGCGAGGAAAGCCCTGGCGACCTCATCTTCGTCAACGGCAAGCAGTTCAAGACGTACCGCGGCATGGGCTCCCTCGGCGCGATGTCGTCGCGCGGCCAGCAGTCGTACTCCAAGGACCGCTACTTCCAGGCCGAGGTCGACAGCGACGACAAGCTGGTTCCCGAGGGCATCGAGGGTCGCGTCGCCTATCGCGGACCGCTCGAAGCGGTCGCCCACCAGCTCGTCGGCGGGCTCCGCCAGTCGATGTTCTACGTCGGCGCGCGCACGATCGCAGACATGCAGGACCGCGGTCGGTTCGTACGCATCACCTCGGCAAGCCTCAAGGAGAGCCATCCGCACGACATCCAGATGACCGTCGAGGCGCCGAACTACAGCGGCTGACCGGCCGCGCCGAGACACACAACGGCCCGTACGGGCTCGCGTCTCGCGGACGTCTAGGCTGATCCGCATGGACATCGACATCGGGCGGGCCAAGCGCGGCCGCCGCGCGTACTCCTTCGACGACGTCGCGATCGTGCCGAGTCGGCGCACACGCGACCCGGAGGAGGTGTCCGTTGCCTGGCAGATCGACGCGTACCGCTTCGAGCTGCCGATCGTGGCCGCACCGATGGACTCGGTGATGTCACCGGAGACGGTCATCGCGCTCGGTCGTCACGGCGGTCTCGGCGTACTCGACCTCGAAGGGCTGTGGACCAGGTACGACGATCCCGAAACCCTCCTCGACGAGGTCGCGCGCCTCGACGGTGAGCGGGCGACGGCCCGGCTTCAGGAGATCTACCGCGAGCCGATCAAGCCGGAGCTGATCACCGCCCGGCTGAAGCAGATCCGGGAGGCCGGCGTCACCGTCGCCGGTGCCCTGTCGCCGCAGCGTACGAAGCAGTTCGCGCAGAGTGTCGTCGACGCGGGTGTCGACCTGTTCGTCATCCGCGGTACGACCGTCTCGGCCGAGCACGTCTCGGGGCAGACCGAGCCGCTGAACCTCAAGGAGTTCATCTACGAGCTCGACGTACCCGTCATCGTCGGCGGGTGCGCGACGCACCAGGCCGCCCTGCACCTGATGCGTACGGGTGCGGCCGGCGTACTCGTCGGCTTCGGCGGCGGCGCTGCGCACACGACCCGCAAGGTCCTCGGTGTCGCCGTGCCCATGGCCACCGCGGTCTCCGACGTGGCGGCGGCGCGGCGCGACTACCTCGACGAGTCCGGCGGCAGGTACGTGCACGTGATCGCCGACGGCTCCATCGGACGCAGCGGCGACGTGGCCAAGGCCGTGGCGTGTGGCGCCGACTCCGTCATGGTCGGCTCGCCGTTCGCGCGCGCCACCGAGGCGCCGGGCCGCGGGTTCCACTGGGGTGCCGAGGCATGGCATCCCGACCTTCCCCGCGGCGAGCGGGTCGACATCGGCTCCGTGGGGTCGCTCGAGTCGGTGCTGTTCGGGCCGTCGACCGTCCCCGACGGCACGATGAACCTGATCGGCGCGCTCCGCCGGGCGATGGCGACGACCGGCTACACCGACCTCAAGGAGTTCCAGCGAGTCGAGGTCGTCGTCGAGTGAGCGGCCCACCGGACGGCCCGACGCCCCGCCCGCTCGTGGTTGCCGCGGCGCAGGCGGAGTCCGTCCCGGGCGATGTCGCCGCCAACGCTCGTACCGCGGCTGCCTACGTACGCGAGGCCGCCGACCGCGGAGCACGCGTACTCGTGCTGCCGGAGCTGTTCCTGTCCGGGTACGACATGCGCACCATCGGTGAGCGGCCGGAGCAGTGCGATGTCACTGCCGACGCACTTGCTGACGCGCGACTCGAGACATTGCGCTCCGCCGTCGCAGACACCGGACTCGTCGCGCTGGTCGGCGCCTCGGTACGCCGCGGCGACCGCCGTACGATCTCGCTGCTCGCGATCGACGAGGCCGTCCGGGTCGTCTACGACAAGCAGCACGTGTGCGGAGACGAGGCTGACCACTTCGTTGCGGGTGACGCGCGCTCGGTCCTGACGGTCGACGGCTGGCCGCTCGGGTTGGCGGTCTGTTACGACGGCTGCTTCCCCGAACACGCCCGCGCAGCGGCCGACGACGGTGCGCTCGCATACGTCGCGTCGGTCGCGTACGTCAGGGGCAGCGAGCATCGACGGGACCTGTACTACCGAGCGCGTGCCGTCGAGAACGGGATGTACGCGGTCGTCAGCGGGTTGACCGGACGCTGCGGCGAAGGTGAGTACGGCGGCGGAACCTCCGTCATCGACCCCGAGGGGCGCGTACTCGAACGCGTCCACGGTGGTGCGACCGGCCTTGCCGTCACGACGCTCGACGCAGCGGCGCTCGAGGCAACGCGGGCAGAGCACACGATGTACGCCGACCACCGCGCGTCGCTCGGCCCGCTCGTCCGACACTGACGCACCGAGCACGCACGTCCTGCAACGATGTGACCTCGGTCGCGGCGGGTCGCGTACCTGCTGAGGATAGGCTAACCTCGGTTCGTTCACCCCACCGTCCGACGAGGGAACCGATGACACCTCCGCACGTACGCGCAACACTCGGCGCGGCCGCCTGTCTCCCGCTGCTCCTCGGCGCGGTGGCGTGTGCCACCGACAGCGAGGTCGAAGGCTCGGGTGGCGAGAACGGCGCGATCGACGTGACGGCGAGCGATGACTCGTGCTCGCTCAGCCGCACCGATCTCGACGCCGGTCCGAACACCTTCAACGTGACCAACGACGGCAGCCGCGTCACCGAGTTCTACGTGTACGCCGAGGGCGACCGGATCATGGGCGAGGTCGAGAACATCGGCCCCGGTCTCTCTCGCAAGCTCGTCGTCGACCTCCCCGCCGACGGGTACGAGGGTGCCTGCAAGCCGGGCATGGTCGGCGACGGCATCCGCGCGGACATCGACGTCAGCGGCGAGCCCGCCAAGGATCTGTCCGACTCGGCCGAGCTGAAGCAGGCGGCCGACAGCTACGAGCGGTACGTGCAGTCGCAGACCGGCGCCTTGGTCGAGAAGACCGACGACTTCGTCGCGGCCGTGAAGGCGGGCGACGTCGACAAGGCCAAGGCGCTCTTCCCGGTCGCGCGTACGTACTGGGAGCGCATCGAGCCGGTAGCCGAGAAGTTCGGCGACCTCGATCCCGCGGTCGACGAGCGCGAGCCGGATGTCGAGCCAGGCAGCGAGTTCACGGGTTACCACCGCATCGAGAAGCAGCTGTGGGTTGCCGGAGACACCAAGGGCATGGGCCCGATCGCCGACCAGCTACAAACCGACATCGACGAGATCGTCCGGCTCGCGGCGGAGTCGCCGCTGACGGCGCTCGAGCTCGCGCAGGGCTCGAAGAACCTGCTCGACGAGGTCGCCACCGGCAAGATCACCGGCGAGGAGGACGAGTTCTCGCACACCGACCTGTGGGACTTCAAGGCGAACATCGAGGGCTCGAAGGCGGCGATCGCGGCCATCCGGCCGGTGCTCGAGGAGCAGGATCCCGACCTGGTCGCACTGCTGGACGAGCGCACCGCCGCGCTCGAGACGGAGCTGAACCAATACCAGAACGCCGACGGAACCTGGAAGTCGTACGACGAGCTGTCGAAGGCGCAGATCAAGCGGCTGTCCGACGCCGTCGCCGCGGTGAGCGAGCCGATCAGCCAGGTTGCGGGAGTCGTCAGCGAGAGCGTTTGAGCGGCGAGCTGAAGGGCTGAGGCAGAGATGGGCGCGAGCGACGACGATCGCGAGGGCGGAGCGGTTGCCCCGACCGGCATTCGGCGGCGTACGTTGTTCGGCGCCGCCGGAGCCGGGGCCCTCGCGGTCGGTGCCGGCGCGGGCTATCTCGCGCGCGGCTCGGCAGATGCGGCCGAGCATCCGGTTGCCGATCCCGACGCCGTGCCCGTCGACTTCGCCGGCGAGCACCAGGCCGGGGTCACCACGCCTGCCCAAGATCGGCTCCACTTCGCCGCGTTCGACGTGATCACGGACAGCCGCGACGACCTGGTCTCGCTCCTGCAGGACTGGACGGACGCCGCGCGCGACATGACGGCCGGCAACGAGGTCGGCAAGTTCGGGGCGGTTGCGGGGCCGCCGGTCGTACCTCCGGAGGACACCGGTGAGGCGCTCGGGTTGCCGGCATCCCAGCTGACGTTGACGATCGGCTTCGGTCGTACGTTGTTCGCCAAGGACGGCAAGGACCGCTTCGGCCTCGCCGATCGGCGTCCCGAGCAGCTCGTCGACCTGCCGCACTTCTCCGGTGACCGGCTCGAGCCGGCCATCTGCGGCGGCGACATCGCGATCCAAGCCTGCGCGAACGACCCGCAGGTGGCGGTGCACGCGATCCGCAACCTCGCGCGCATCGCGTTCGGTCGCGCATCGGTGCGCTACTCCCAGCTCGGCTTCGGGCGTACGTCGTCGACATCGGAGGCGCAGGTGACGCCCCGGAACCTGTTCGGGTTCAAGGACGGCACCGCGAACATCAAGCTGGAGGACACCGACACCGTCGAAGACTTCGTGTGGGCACGATCGGGCGACGGCCCGACCTGGATGGACGGCGGCACGTACCTCGTCACCCGCAAGATCGCGATGCGGATCGAGACCTGGGACCGCGAGTCGCTGGAGGGCCAGCAGGGGATCATCGGTCGCGCAAAGGGGTCGGGCGGTCCCATGTCTGGCGGCGACGAGTTCGAGCCGCTCGACTTCGCCGCCAACAGTCGTGACGGCGAACCAATGATCGGCGAACAGTCGCACGTACGGCTCGCGCACCCGGACTTCAACGGCGGCGCCAAGCTGTTGCGGCGCGGCTACAACTTCGTCGACGGCAGCGACCAGCTCGGCCGGCTGGCCGCTGGGTTGTTCTTCATCTGCTACCAGCGCGACCCGCGAGAGCAGTTCGTCCGCATCCAGAACAACCTCGCCGGCCTGACCGCCGACCTGATGAACGAGTACATCGTGCACATCGGCTCCGGGATCTTCGCCTGCCCACCCGGCGTGGGCAGCACTGGCTACTGGGGAGAATCGCTCTTCACCTGAACGCGAAGCGACGAGAACGCCAGGGTGAACGAGGATCGGGATCTACGTACGAGCGTGCACTGAACGAAAAGGTCACCGAGGCAAACCCGAGATGTCGTCCGAAACCGCGGAGTCGCCACTGGGAAGTCTCCACGAGTCGCGGTTTCGGATCACATCTCGTGGATCGATCACCAAACCGCGCACGTGAATCGGTGCAGCACTGACTCGGCGGTGCGGGATGATGACCCATGAGCGGAGGGACAGAACGTGACATCGGCCGTGTCACATTTGTTACCGCGGGGTAGCGCGGACGAAACCGGCTGCATAGGCTGGGGGCATGTCCGCCGACTCCCCGCAGCCCGACATCGACGCCGTCGCCGATCCGGAGCACGACGCCCGCGCCTCGTACGCGGTCGACCCGGCCCGCGCCCGGCTGCTCACCGGGTCGATCCGGGCGAGCGGGTCCCAGCACCGGCGCACGTACTCGCCGCTCACCGGCCAGGTGGTCGCGGACGTCCCTGTCTCGGAGCCGGCCGATGTCGATGTCGCGTTCGAGCGGGCGCGCGCCGCACAACGGTCGTGGGCAGAGACCGACTTGGCCCTGCGCTCGCGGCTGCTGCTCGACCTGCACGATCTGGTGCTCGACCGCCAGCGCGAGATCCTCGACCTGATCCAGTACGAGTCGGGCAAGGCGCGCAAGCACGCGTTCGACGAGGTGCTGCACGTGGCGTTGACCGCGCGCTACTACGGTCGTACGCTCAAGCGCCACCTGCGAAGCCGTAAGCATCCGGGTGTGTACCCCATCCTTACGCGGGCCGAGGTCAACCGCATCCCGAAGGGGGTCGTCGGCCTCATCTCGCCGTGGAACTACCCGTACACGTTGGCGCTCTCCGACGGCATCCCGGCGATCGCCGCTGGCAACGCCGTCGTGCACAAGCCCGACAGCCAGACACCGCTCACCGCGCTCGCCGGCATCGAGCTGTTCCGCGAGGCCGGCCTACCGGCCGACCTCTGGCAGCCCGTGTACGGCTCGGGCCGGGTCATCGGCACCGCGATCGTCGACCGCGCCGACTACGTCTGCTTCACCGGCTCGACCGCAACGGGTCGTACGGTCGGTGCCCGCGCCGCCGAGCGGGTGATCGGCTGCTCGCTCGAGCTCGGCGGCAAGAACCCGATGCTCGTCCTCGCCGATGCCGACCTCGACCGAGCGGCCGAGGGCGCCGTACGCGCAGCGTTCTCCTCGTCCGGCCAGCTGTGCGTCTCGACTGAGCGGATGTTCGTCTCCGATGCGATCTACGACCGGTTCGTCGAGCGCTTCGTCGCCCGCGTACGCGCCATGCGGCTGTCGCCGGAGCTGAGGTTCGACGCAGACATGGGCGCGCTGATCAGCGAAGACCAGCTGCGCACGGTCGACGAACATGTCCAGGATGCGGTCGCCAAGGGCGCGACCGTTCTCGCCGGCGGTCGCGCGCGCCCCGATGTGGGCCCGTTGTTCTACGAACCGACGGTGCTCGAGGGCGTGACCCCGCAGATGCGCTGCTTCGCCGACGAGACGTTCGGACCCGTCGTGTCGCTGTACCGGTTCGGCAGCGAGGCCGATGCGGTCGCCCGCGCCAACGACGGTACTTACGGCCTGAACGCCAGCATCTACACCCGCGACGTCACCCGGGCGCGTACGCTCGCGCGGCGGCTGCGCTGCGGCACCGTGAACATCAACGAGGGGTTCGCGGCGACCTTCGCCAGTCCCGACACTCCGATGGGTGGCATGCGCGAGTCAGGCCTCGGGCGTCGCCAGGGCGTGGAAGGCATCCACCGCTACACCGAACCGCAGGCCGTCGCAGACCAACGGTTGTTGCCGCTCGCGAGCCCTCGGTTCGTGTCCGAGGAGCGGTACGCGAAGCTGATGACCGGAGCGCTGCGAATCCTGAAGCGGACGCGCCGCGCATGACGACCGAAGACACCCGGGCGGGATTCGACTACGACGTCCTCGTCGTCGGGTCGGGCTTCGGCGGCAGTGTGACGGCGCTTCGCCTTACGGAGAAGGGCTATCGCGTCGGCGTGCTCGAGGCGGGCGCCCGGTTCTTCGACGACGACTTCGCCGAGACCTCGTTCGACAAGAGGCGGTTCCTGTTCGCGCCGGCCGTCGGCTGGTACGGCATCCAGCGCATCGACGTGCTGCGCGACGTGCTCATCCTGTCCGGCGCGGGTGTTGGCGGCGGGTCGTTGGTGTACGCGAACACGCTGTACGAACCGCTCGACGCGTTCTACCGCGACCGGCAGTGGGCCGACATCACCGACTGGAAGTCCGAGCTGGCGCCGTTCTACGACCAGGCCAAGCGGATGCTCGGCGTCACCACGTACCCACATCTCACGCCGAGCGACGAGGTCATGCGTGACGTCGCCGGCGAGATGGGTGTCGGCGACACGTTCCATCCGACGCCCGTCGGGGTGTTCATGGGTACGCCGGGCGAGGCCGCCGACGACCCGTACTTCGGCGGCGCGGGCCCGGTGCGCAACGGCTGCCTCAACTGTGGCGAGTGCATGACGGGCTGCCGCCACAACGCCAAGAACACCCTGGTCAAGAACTACCTGTACCTCGCCGAGCAGGCCGGCGCGCAGATCCATCCGCTGACGACGGTACGCACGGTGCGCCCGCTCGCATCCGGCTACGCGATCGACACCCGGCGTACCGACAAGCGGTTCGGTGGCGGCGAGCGTACGTTCACGGCGGAGCAGGTGGTGTTCGCGGCGAGCTCGCTGGGCACGCAGCGGCTGCTGCATCGGATGCGCGACGAGGGGTTGCTGCCGGACATCTCCGAGCGGCTCGGCACCCTCACGCGTACGAACTCCGAGTCGATCCTCGGCGCGATCGGCGACAAGTCCTCCACGACCGACTACACCCAGGGCGTCGCGATCACCTCGTCGTTCCATCCCGACGAGACGACCCACATCGAGCCGGTCCGGTACGGCAAGGGCTCCAACATCATGTCGCTCCTGCAGACGGTGCTGACCGACGGCGACGGTGACCGACCGCGCTGGCGGACGTGGCTGAGCGAGCTGTGGGGGCAGCGCCGCGAGGTGCGCAACCTGTACGACCTCAAGCACTGGTCCGAGCGGGTGATCATCGCGCTGGTCATGCAGTCCGTCGACAACTCGATCACCACGTACACGAAACGCTCGCGGTTGACCGGCAGACGTAGGCTGACGTCCAAGCAGGGGCACGGGGCGCCGAACCCGAGCTGGATCCCGCTGGGCAACGAAGCCGTACGCAGGATCGCGCGTCGGCTCGGCGGCACGCCGGGCGGCACGATCGGTGAGCCGTTCAACATCCCGCTGACGGCGCACTTCATCGGTGGGTGTGCGATCGGGGCGTCGCCGGCGAGCGGTGTCGTCGACGCGTACCAGCGCCTCTACGGCTACGCCGGCCTGCATGTGGTCGACGGCTCGGCGATCAGCGCGAACCTCGGCGTCAACCCGTCGCTCACCATCACCGCACAGGCGGAGCGAGCGATGTCGTTCTGGCCGAACCACGGCGAGACCGACCCGCGCCCCGCGCTGGGGCACGCGTACCGCCGGGTCGATGCGGTGGAGCCGAAGTCACCCGTGGTGCCCGACGACGCGCCCGCGGCGCTGCGGCTGCCGATCGTGGGAGTCTCGTAGGCCGCGTTCGCCTCGGTTCAGTTCGACCTGGGCACTCGCTCGGGGTGAGGTCGGTTCCCGTCGATGTGCGTTTACCATGTAAACATGGTAAACGTGCGCCTTGCATGGCAGATTCACGATGCAAAGTGCACGTTTACCATGCTTACATGGTAAACGTACGTCGGCCGTGGCGAAAATGCCGTGCGGAGCGGAGGTTTGCCGTGCAAGGCGCTCGCCGCCCGATGGGCAGTCCGGAACCACGGAAGGGATTCCGGGACGCCCTCGGGCGCAAGGCCCAATCACGAGGGAGCGACAACTGGGCCTTGCGCGGTGTACCGAGAGCGGCCCACCGGACCCGATCAGGAGGGAGCCGTGACCGGGTCTACACAACACAACGACGCCGAACGAAGGGGGTTACGGCCGTTGTACGCAACGTTTGCGATCACTTTTCAATTAGCCGTCTCGCGTGGCGTCGGCGGCGTCGCGGCCCGGCTCACCGGGCCCGCTCGGTCGATGCACTGACCGATAGACTCCGCTCGTGCGCGACCTCCCAGAACATGACCTCGTCCTCGTCGTCGACTTCGGAGCGCAGTACGCCCAGCTGATCGCGAGACGCGTACGCGAGGCGCGCGTGTACTCCGAGATCGTGCCGCACACGATGCCGGTCGAGGAGATGCTCGCTCGCGAGCCGAAGGCGATCATCTTGTCCGGCGGTCCCGAGTCGGTGTACGAGGAAGGCGCGCCGCGGCTCGACCCGGCGCTGTTCGAGCGCGACGTGCCGGTCTTCGGCATCTGCTACGGGTTCATGGCGATGGCCGCCGCCCTCGGCGGGGAGGTCGCCAACACGGGCAAGCGCGAGTACGGGCGTACCGACGTCACCGTGACCCAGCCCGGCACCCTGCTCGCCGGCCTTCCGCAGCAGCTGCGCTCGTGGATGTCGCACGGAGACGAGGTGACCGCGCCGCCGGCGGGCTTCACGGTCAACGCGACGTCACCACGCGCAACCGTCGCGGCGTTCGAGGACGTCGCACGCCAGCGCGCAGGCGTGCAATGGCACCCCGAGGTGATGCACTCCGAGCACGGTCAGGAGATCCTCGAACACTTCCTGGTCGACATCGCGGGCTGCCGGCAGACCTGGACGATGGTCAACATCGTCGACGAGCAGGTCGAGCGCATCCGCGAGCAGGTCGGCGACAAGCGGGCCATCTGCGCGCTGTCGGGCGGCGTCGACTCGTCGGTCGCCGCGGCGCTCGTCCAACGTGCGATCGGCGACCAGCTCACCTGCGTGTTCGTCGACCACGGCCTGTTGCGCAAGGGCGAGGCGGAGCAGGTCGAGCGCGACTACGTCGCGGCGACCGACGTACGCCTCAGGGTGGTCGACGTGAGCGAGCAGTTCCTCGGGGCCCTGGCGGGCGTGACCGAGCCAGAGGAGAAGCGCAAGATCATCGGGCGTGAGTTCATTCGTACGTTCGAGGCCGCCGAGCGTGAGGTGATCGCCGAGACCGTCGGCGAACCTGTGGAGTTCCTGGTCCAGGGCACGCTGTACCCGGACGTCGTGGAGTCCGGTGGGGGCGAGGGCGCCGCCAACATCAAGAGCCACCACAACGTCGGGGGGTTGCCGGACGACCTTCAGTTCACCCTCGTCGAGCCACTGCGCACCCTGTTCAAGGACGAGGTACGTCAGGTCGGTGAGCAGCTCGGTCTCCCGCCCGAGATGGTGTGGCGGCACCCGTTCCCGGGTCCCGGGCTGGCCATCCGGATCATCGGCTCGGTCGACGCCGACCGGCTGCGGATCCTCCGTGACGCCGACGCGATCGTGCGCGAGGAGATCGCGGCCGCCGGCCTCGAGCGCGACATCTGGCAGTTCCCGGTCGTGCTCCTCGCCGACGTACGCTCCGTCGGCGTTCAGGGCGACGGGCGTACGTACGGGCATCCCATCGTGCTGCGCCCGGTTACCAGCGAGGACGCGATGACCGCCGACTGGGGACGTCTGCCGTACGACCTGCTCGAGCGGATCTCGACCCGGATCACCAACGAGGTATCGGAGGTCAACCGGGTCACGCTCGACATCACCAGCAAGCCGCCCGGCACGATCGAGTGGGAATAGGCCGAGTCTGGACTTCGGCGGCGAGAAGCCGCGTCATTGCATAGTCTGCTGTGGTCGGACGTCTATCTCGAGGGGCAGAACACCGGATGTCGTACAACGTGCCGCCGCCGTCGAGCAGGCCGGTGTGGCCGATCGTGCTCGCGTGCCTCGTTCTGGTGGTCGGGATCGCCGTCGCCGCCGTCTTCGTCGGCATCAATCTCGGCGAGGACGACGACACGGCCTCGGGCTCGGTATCGGTCAGCGCGAGCGGCGACGGTGAGAGCGACGAGCCGGCGGCCGGTCCGCCGAGCACGGTGGAGACCGTGACGGAGACCCCGAAGGACGAGCAGCCGGAGAAGTCGGCCGAGCCGCGCGAGACCCAACGCCCGCCGAAGGCGGTCGACGTACCGAGCGAGGTCGACTGCGGCGGCGACACCGCGGTGTTGGGCACCCGTACGCCCACCTTCGCGGCGGCGATCTGTCGCACAGGGCCGGGCACGTACGTCTATCGCGGCAAGTCCGACGGCGTCGCCGACGGCATCGTCTTGCAGGCGCAGCGCAACGCCGCTGGTGACTGGTTCGCGACCAACAAGGGCTACGCGTACATCATTGACGCCGATACCGGGCGGCTCACCATTCGCAACGGTGCCAGCGAGGTCGTCGACAGCGAGAACGCGATCCAGTTCAGCACGCGCTGACCGTTCGGGCGTCCGCTGGCGTTCTGTCACGCTTTCGGGCCGGCGCGCGTCGAGACTCCCGAGAGGTACGAAAGGGGGCCGCACACCGCCGCGCGGACGCCGGGATCGGCGACTCGTCTCGTCGCGAGGGAATCCTCGGGGCTCGTTGGCGGTTGCAACCACAATGTGACGACCACGAAGACAGCCGTCGGGCTGAGATCCGAACGCGGGCCGATCCTGCTCGCGGTGATGATCTCGATGGGCCTGATCGCGATCGACACCACGATCATCGCGACCGCCGTGCCCGCGATCGTACGAGACGTGGGTGGGTTCTCCCAGTTCCCGTGGTTGTTCAGCATCTTCCTCCTCGCGCAGGCCGTCTCCGTGCCGATCTACGGCAAGCTCGCCGACATGGTCGGGCGCAAGCCGGTCATGCTGATCGGCATCGCGGTGTTCGTCCTCGGCTCCCTGCTGTGCGGGGCGGCGTGGAGCATGCCGGTGCTCATCGCATCGCGGGCGATCCAGGGCCTCGGCGCCGGCGCCGTCGCGCCGATGGCGATGACGATCGTCGGCGATCTCTACTCGGTCGAGGAGCGCGCGCGGGTCCAGGGCTACCTGGGCAGTGTCTGGGGCATCGCGTCGATCGTCGGACCGACGCTCGGCGGGGTGTTCTCCGACTACGCGTCGTGGCGCTGGATCTTCTTCGTGAACCTGCCGATCGGCGCGATCGCGGCGGCGATGCTGTGGCGCCGATTCGAGGAGCGGGTCGAGCGGCGCCAGCATCGCATCGACTTCACCGGCGCCGCGCTGCTGGCCGCGGGGTTCTCCCTGCTGATCCTCGCGTTGCTCGAGGGCGGCTCGCGGTGGGGATGGACATCGGGAATCACGCTGACCGTGATCGCCGTCGGCGTCGCGCTGCTGATCGCGTTCGGCTTCGCCGAGCGCCGCGCTGCCGAACCCGTGCTGCCTCCGTGGGTCTTCACCCGCCGCGTCCTCGTCGGCGGCAACCTGGGGTCACTGCTGGTCGGCGCGCTGCTGATCGGCCTGACGTCGTACGTACCGACATACGCGCAGGGGGTGCTGAGCACCAGTGCCCTCGTCGCCGGCCTCGCCGTCGGCGCGATGTCGATGGGCTGGCCGCTGTCGTCGGCCTTCGCCGGGCGTGTGTACATGCGAGTGGGCTTCCGCAACACGGCCTTCATCGGCTGC harbors:
- the efeB gene encoding iron uptake transporter deferrochelatase/peroxidase subunit, coding for MGASDDDREGGAVAPTGIRRRTLFGAAGAGALAVGAGAGYLARGSADAAEHPVADPDAVPVDFAGEHQAGVTTPAQDRLHFAAFDVITDSRDDLVSLLQDWTDAARDMTAGNEVGKFGAVAGPPVVPPEDTGEALGLPASQLTLTIGFGRTLFAKDGKDRFGLADRRPEQLVDLPHFSGDRLEPAICGGDIAIQACANDPQVAVHAIRNLARIAFGRASVRYSQLGFGRTSSTSEAQVTPRNLFGFKDGTANIKLEDTDTVEDFVWARSGDGPTWMDGGTYLVTRKIAMRIETWDRESLEGQQGIIGRAKGSGGPMSGGDEFEPLDFAANSRDGEPMIGEQSHVRLAHPDFNGGAKLLRRGYNFVDGSDQLGRLAAGLFFICYQRDPREQFVRIQNNLAGLTADLMNEYIVHIGSGIFACPPGVGSTGYWGESLFT
- a CDS encoding succinic semialdehyde dehydrogenase encodes the protein MSADSPQPDIDAVADPEHDARASYAVDPARARLLTGSIRASGSQHRRTYSPLTGQVVADVPVSEPADVDVAFERARAAQRSWAETDLALRSRLLLDLHDLVLDRQREILDLIQYESGKARKHAFDEVLHVALTARYYGRTLKRHLRSRKHPGVYPILTRAEVNRIPKGVVGLISPWNYPYTLALSDGIPAIAAGNAVVHKPDSQTPLTALAGIELFREAGLPADLWQPVYGSGRVIGTAIVDRADYVCFTGSTATGRTVGARAAERVIGCSLELGGKNPMLVLADADLDRAAEGAVRAAFSSSGQLCVSTERMFVSDAIYDRFVERFVARVRAMRLSPELRFDADMGALISEDQLRTVDEHVQDAVAKGATVLAGGRARPDVGPLFYEPTVLEGVTPQMRCFADETFGPVVSLYRFGSEADAVARANDGTYGLNASIYTRDVTRARTLARRLRCGTVNINEGFAATFASPDTPMGGMRESGLGRRQGVEGIHRYTEPQAVADQRLLPLASPRFVSEERYAKLMTGALRILKRTRRA
- a CDS encoding GMC oxidoreductase; its protein translation is MTTEDTRAGFDYDVLVVGSGFGGSVTALRLTEKGYRVGVLEAGARFFDDDFAETSFDKRRFLFAPAVGWYGIQRIDVLRDVLILSGAGVGGGSLVYANTLYEPLDAFYRDRQWADITDWKSELAPFYDQAKRMLGVTTYPHLTPSDEVMRDVAGEMGVGDTFHPTPVGVFMGTPGEAADDPYFGGAGPVRNGCLNCGECMTGCRHNAKNTLVKNYLYLAEQAGAQIHPLTTVRTVRPLASGYAIDTRRTDKRFGGGERTFTAEQVVFAASSLGTQRLLHRMRDEGLLPDISERLGTLTRTNSESILGAIGDKSSTTDYTQGVAITSSFHPDETTHIEPVRYGKGSNIMSLLQTVLTDGDGDRPRWRTWLSELWGQRREVRNLYDLKHWSERVIIALVMQSVDNSITTYTKRSRLTGRRRLTSKQGHGAPNPSWIPLGNEAVRRIARRLGGTPGGTIGEPFNIPLTAHFIGGCAIGASPASGVVDAYQRLYGYAGLHVVDGSAISANLGVNPSLTITAQAERAMSFWPNHGETDPRPALGHAYRRVDAVEPKSPVVPDDAPAALRLPIVGVS